Proteins from a genomic interval of Cupriavidus sp. WKF15:
- a CDS encoding hemerythrin domain-containing protein encodes MATAFSTWHEDHVHFARLLDLLESQVILFNRGERPNYSLMGMIIHYMRTFGDRIHHPREDLAYERLLERDPDMRPVVGRLQQEHRVIATVGETLLERLNEAECDTISSRAALEAAAAMYLVYYRNHLSTEERYVMPRAAQLLTPEDWDAVDTAVPASADPLFGQEVHPRFAILREQIESEARMTSHG; translated from the coding sequence ATGGCCACCGCGTTTTCCACCTGGCATGAAGACCATGTCCATTTCGCCCGGCTGCTTGACCTTCTGGAAAGCCAGGTCATCCTGTTCAACCGGGGGGAGCGGCCCAATTACAGCCTGATGGGGATGATTATCCATTACATGCGAACGTTCGGTGATCGCATTCACCATCCGCGCGAGGATCTTGCCTACGAACGGCTGCTTGAACGGGATCCTGACATGCGCCCCGTGGTCGGCCGTCTCCAGCAGGAGCACCGCGTGATTGCGACCGTCGGCGAAACGCTGCTGGAGCGTCTCAATGAAGCCGAGTGCGACACGATCAGTTCTCGCGCGGCACTGGAGGCGGCCGCGGCCATGTACCTTGTGTATTACCGCAATCATCTCTCGACCGAGGAGCGGTACGTCATGCCGCGCGCGGCGCAGTTGCTGACCCCGGAAGACTGGGATGCCGTCGACACCGCGGTGCCGGCCAGCGCAGATCCGCTCTTCGGGCAGGAGGTCCATCCGCGCTTCGCCATCCTTCGCGAGCAGATCGAGAGCGAGGCGCGCATGACCAGCCACGGCTAG
- a CDS encoding SRPBCC family protein, with product MEKVWRAYTTPADIMQWNAASDDWHTTAATVDLRVGGAFSSRMEAKDGSMGFDFAGTYTKIVEHQLIEYAFGDRTAQVEFSDAPQGVTVRVSFDAESQYPVEQQQSGWQSILNNFKKHVEAR from the coding sequence ATGGAGAAGGTGTGGCGAGCCTATACAACGCCGGCAGACATCATGCAATGGAATGCCGCTTCCGACGACTGGCATACCACTGCCGCCACGGTCGACCTGCGGGTTGGCGGCGCCTTCTCCTCGCGGATGGAAGCGAAGGATGGCAGCATGGGGTTCGATTTTGCGGGAACCTACACGAAGATCGTGGAACACCAGCTGATCGAGTATGCCTTTGGCGACCGGACCGCGCAGGTTGAATTCTCGGATGCGCCGCAGGGCGTTACGGTGCGCGTGAGTTTCGATGCCGAATCCCAGTATCCGGTCGAGCAACAGCAAAGCGGGTGGCAGAGCATCCTGAACAATTTCAAGAAGCATGTCGAAGCGCGCTAG
- a CDS encoding sterol desaturase family protein, with the protein MHNLNKITLLATAFVVSVSLVEAFFLARKARRQGKTYPWHEMGLSLVDMIGRKLMVLLPLSLATPIFAFAWDHRLFTVEINSALAVLLLFIGQEFCYYWYHRASHRIRFFWATHAVHHSPNELTLGTAYRLGWTGKITGNAVFFAPLVFLGVRPEVVLATLSLNLLYQFWLHTTWIPRLGWFEYVFNTPSAHRVHHASNIDYLDANYGGVLIVFDRLFGTYVEEREDEPCRFGLVHPTTTRNPLVNQFEHWVSLGRDMMKSGSVLNAIGYLTMPPGWAPDGKGQTTEALRQQ; encoded by the coding sequence ATGCACAACCTCAACAAGATCACCCTCCTCGCCACGGCCTTCGTCGTATCGGTCTCTCTGGTCGAGGCCTTCTTCCTGGCCCGCAAGGCCCGCCGGCAAGGCAAGACCTACCCCTGGCATGAAATGGGGCTGTCGCTGGTCGACATGATCGGCCGCAAGCTGATGGTCCTGCTGCCGCTGTCGCTGGCCACGCCGATCTTCGCGTTTGCCTGGGACCATCGCCTCTTCACGGTCGAGATCAACAGCGCGCTGGCCGTGCTGCTGCTCTTCATCGGCCAGGAGTTCTGCTACTACTGGTACCACCGGGCGTCGCACCGCATCCGCTTCTTCTGGGCCACGCATGCCGTGCACCACTCGCCCAATGAACTGACGCTGGGCACCGCCTACCGCCTGGGCTGGACCGGCAAGATCACCGGTAACGCCGTGTTCTTCGCGCCGCTGGTCTTCCTGGGCGTGCGACCCGAGGTCGTGCTCGCCACGCTGAGCCTGAACCTGCTGTACCAGTTCTGGCTGCACACCACCTGGATCCCCAGGCTCGGCTGGTTCGAATACGTGTTCAACACCCCGTCGGCGCATCGCGTGCACCATGCCTCGAACATCGATTACCTCGATGCCAACTACGGCGGCGTGCTGATCGTGTTCGACCGCCTGTTCGGCACCTACGTCGAAGAGCGTGAAGACGAACCGTGCCGCTTCGGCCTGGTCCACCCGACCACCACGCGCAATCCGCTCGTCAACCAGTTCGAACACTGGGTCAGCCTGGGCAGGGACATGATGAAATCGGGCAGCGTGCTGAATGCGATCGGCTACCTGACGATGCCTCCGGGCTGGGCGCCGGACGGCAAGGGTCAGACAACTGAAGCGCTGCGCCAGCAGTAA
- a CDS encoding lysozyme inhibitor LprI family protein: MEFKIYHQPQLDLKMIIGAGKIQDGDADRFLAVARMAGRDREGLVPLVLNSPGGNVEAAFRMVDAMDKVRVYTAVPDNARCASACASILFASGERRSVVGSGQLGFHSCYRRDGKTYAADSLCNEIIAANAMQRGVSHAAINQFVKQYGAQDMAWVRRNVACRSLQGLCKAGLLETQSEAKAALMRSFDCSQLISVPAQLICGDAELARADKALAGLYEQKLKASANKARLRADQRDWLRDSRNRCSDKACLLQSYRLRIDALKQARS, encoded by the coding sequence ATGGAATTCAAGATCTACCACCAACCCCAGCTGGATCTGAAGATGATCATCGGCGCAGGGAAGATCCAGGACGGTGACGCTGACCGGTTCCTTGCCGTCGCCAGGATGGCCGGCCGTGATCGCGAGGGACTTGTGCCTCTCGTGTTGAATAGTCCAGGGGGGAATGTCGAAGCCGCGTTCCGGATGGTCGATGCCATGGACAAGGTCCGCGTCTATACTGCCGTTCCGGATAACGCCAGGTGCGCGTCCGCTTGCGCTTCCATCCTGTTTGCTTCCGGCGAGCGACGCAGCGTCGTTGGCAGCGGGCAACTGGGGTTTCACAGCTGCTACCGGCGCGACGGGAAGACCTACGCAGCGGACTCGCTTTGCAACGAGATCATCGCGGCAAACGCCATGCAACGCGGGGTGAGCCACGCCGCCATCAATCAGTTCGTCAAGCAGTATGGTGCGCAAGACATGGCGTGGGTCCGGCGCAATGTCGCTTGCCGGTCCTTGCAGGGGCTATGCAAGGCGGGGCTGCTGGAAACGCAAAGCGAGGCAAAGGCAGCGTTGATGCGCAGTTTTGATTGCAGCCAGCTTATTTCCGTTCCCGCCCAGCTGATTTGCGGCGATGCGGAACTGGCCCGCGCCGATAAGGCGCTGGCGGGACTTTACGAGCAGAAGCTGAAGGCATCGGCGAACAAGGCGCGGCTGCGTGCGGATCAGCGCGACTGGCTTCGTGATTCCCGTAACCGGTGTAGCGACAAGGCCTGCCTGCTGCAAAGCTATCGCCTGCGCATCGACGCACTGAAGCAGGCGCGCTCGTGA
- a CDS encoding FMN-binding negative transcriptional regulator: MYLPEQFAEPRAEALHRIMREHALATLVTHTAAGFDANHLPFLFDPAQGTCGVLQAHVARANPVWQEVAEGSQVLVIFTGAQGYITPNWYPGKQQTHRRVPTWNYEVVHAHGTLHIRDDEDYVRGVVARLTRQHEATQPHPWKMGDAPADYLAEQLSHIVGIEVRLSRLEGKRKLNQHHEAPDREGAIRGLEMCGNPGLARAMKETAKS, from the coding sequence ATGTACCTGCCCGAACAATTTGCCGAGCCGCGCGCCGAAGCCCTGCATCGCATCATGCGCGAGCACGCCCTGGCAACGCTGGTCACCCATACGGCGGCTGGCTTCGATGCCAATCATCTGCCGTTCCTGTTCGACCCCGCCCAAGGCACGTGTGGCGTGCTGCAAGCGCACGTGGCCCGGGCCAATCCGGTCTGGCAAGAGGTTGCCGAAGGATCGCAGGTGCTGGTGATCTTCACCGGGGCGCAAGGCTATATCACGCCCAACTGGTACCCCGGCAAGCAGCAGACGCACCGCCGTGTCCCGACCTGGAACTACGAGGTGGTGCACGCCCACGGCACGCTTCATATCCGGGACGACGAAGACTATGTCCGCGGCGTCGTGGCCCGCCTGACCCGGCAGCACGAAGCCACTCAACCGCACCCCTGGAAGATGGGCGACGCGCCCGCCGACTACCTAGCCGAGCAACTGAGCCATATCGTGGGCATCGAGGTCCGCCTGTCGCGGCTCGAAGGCAAGCGCAAGCTGAACCAGCATCACGAGGCACCGGATCGCGAGGGGGCGATCCGCGGCCTTGAAATGTGCGGGAACCCTGGCCTGGCCCGGGCGATGAAGGAAACCGCGAAGTCCTGA
- a CDS encoding glutathione S-transferase family protein → MTMTLYYNPQSRASVARWMLEEVGADYQLQHIDFTKGESRSPAFLAINPMGKIPTLVLDDGTVLTENGAIIAWLADAFPQAALIPPPGSSARGTVLRWLFFCGSCFEPALTDRMMRADAPVSRQAVGWGDYDDVIDAIEKALTPGPFVLGTAFSAADVYLGASLAWAGRFGAPRIGDSRVIQDYVGRVTAREAFVRAAGE, encoded by the coding sequence ATGACCATGACGCTCTACTACAACCCCCAGAGCCGCGCCTCGGTGGCGCGCTGGATGCTGGAGGAGGTCGGGGCAGACTACCAGTTGCAGCACATCGATTTCACCAAAGGGGAGAGCCGGTCGCCGGCTTTCCTGGCCATCAACCCGATGGGAAAGATCCCGACCCTGGTTCTCGATGACGGTACGGTCCTGACCGAGAACGGCGCGATCATCGCCTGGCTCGCGGATGCCTTTCCGCAGGCCGCGCTGATACCGCCGCCGGGCTCTTCCGCGCGCGGCACGGTGCTTCGCTGGCTGTTCTTCTGCGGCAGCTGCTTCGAGCCTGCACTCACCGATCGAATGATGCGGGCAGACGCACCGGTGTCGAGGCAGGCCGTCGGCTGGGGCGACTACGACGATGTGATCGACGCCATCGAGAAGGCCCTGACGCCCGGGCCGTTCGTGCTGGGTACGGCTTTCAGTGCCGCGGATGTTTACCTGGGGGCGTCGCTTGCCTGGGCGGGCAGGTTTGGGGCGCCGCGCATTGGTGATAGCCGGGTTATCCAGGACTATGTCGGGCGGGTGACCGCGCGGGAGGCATTTGTGCGGGCGGCGGGGGAGTGA
- the tolA gene encoding cell envelope integrity protein TolA, protein MQTGAFPFQPVRERGTLICFLAALFMHLLLGALLYYGVHWRSTAPEGVSAEMWDPIPEAVQSQPESQPEVKPAPSVKPVEQENADIALQEKARKAERAAQDEQKAREKAQEKAQHDAQARAEAARKAAQREAQEAQRQAANAERASELSRLRAQAGGANASTGTGTSGKPSSAYAERVRQRVKPNIIFAEDINGNPAAVVAVRMAPDGSILSARLAKSSGNSGWDNAVLRAVTLSDPLPRDENGVAPPEIRITFWPKDQGSS, encoded by the coding sequence ATGCAGACCGGTGCATTTCCCTTTCAGCCCGTGCGGGAACGGGGGACCTTGATTTGCTTCCTGGCAGCCTTGTTCATGCACCTGCTGCTGGGGGCGCTGCTTTATTACGGCGTGCATTGGCGCAGCACGGCGCCGGAAGGGGTTTCCGCCGAAATGTGGGACCCCATCCCGGAGGCCGTGCAGAGTCAGCCCGAGAGTCAGCCGGAAGTCAAACCGGCGCCGAGCGTGAAGCCGGTCGAACAAGAGAACGCCGATATCGCGCTGCAGGAAAAGGCGCGCAAGGCCGAGCGCGCGGCCCAGGACGAACAGAAGGCCAGGGAAAAGGCACAAGAGAAGGCGCAACACGATGCGCAGGCGCGCGCCGAGGCCGCCCGCAAGGCCGCGCAGCGGGAGGCACAGGAAGCGCAGCGACAGGCCGCCAATGCCGAACGGGCCAGCGAACTGTCGCGCTTGCGCGCGCAGGCGGGGGGTGCCAACGCGAGTACCGGCACCGGTACTTCCGGGAAGCCTTCTTCCGCTTATGCCGAGCGCGTGCGCCAGCGGGTCAAGCCGAACATCATCTTCGCAGAGGATATCAACGGCAATCCGGCCGCCGTCGTCGCCGTGCGCATGGCACCCGACGGATCGATCCTGTCCGCCAGGCTGGCCAAGTCAAGCGGCAATTCCGGCTGGGACAACGCCGTCCTGCGCGCGGTGACGCTCTCCGACCCGTTGCCGCGCGACGAGAACGGTGTCGCCCCGCCCGAGATCCGGATCACGTTCTGGCCGAAGGACCAGGGTAGCTCGTAG
- a CDS encoding MFS transporter yields the protein MTAPHGTPDTLPAFCSNPTLAPAQSRRALLALGVGSFGIGTGEFVIMGLLPDAARDLAISIPQAGHLISAYALGVVIGAPLLAVLGARWPRRNLLIALMAAFAAGNFASAAAPAYASMLIARLLTGFPHGTYFGVAALVAAGLVARERRAQAVGLVMLGLTVATLVGVPIAATVGTWLGWRAAFLIVGSIGALTAWLVWCWVPFFPGDRRASPLRELTALRRKQVWLTLGIGAIGFGGMFAVFSYIKPTMLEVAQLPASAIPVVLALFGVGMVAGNLAGAWLADKALTPTIGGVLAWSALVLGAFTVTAPHPWLASANVLLIGTVVALGPALQIRLMDVAGDAQTLAAALNHSAFNLANALGAWLGGVSIAAGLGWTSTGWVGALLAVGGLAVFAWSALAMQRGGATLPQAS from the coding sequence ATGACGGCTCCGCACGGCACACCCGATACGCTCCCCGCTTTCTGCAGCAACCCGACCCTCGCGCCCGCCCAAAGCCGCCGCGCCCTGCTCGCGCTCGGCGTGGGCAGCTTCGGCATTGGCACCGGCGAATTTGTGATCATGGGCCTGCTGCCCGACGCCGCGCGCGATCTGGCCATCTCGATCCCGCAGGCCGGCCACCTGATCAGCGCCTATGCGCTGGGCGTGGTCATCGGCGCCCCGCTGCTCGCCGTGCTGGGCGCGCGCTGGCCGCGGCGCAACCTGCTGATCGCACTGATGGCCGCCTTCGCCGCCGGCAATTTCGCCAGCGCGGCCGCGCCCGCCTACGCCTCCATGCTGATTGCGCGGCTGCTGACCGGCTTTCCGCACGGCACCTACTTTGGCGTGGCAGCCCTGGTGGCGGCCGGCCTGGTCGCTCGCGAGCGCCGTGCCCAGGCGGTCGGGCTGGTCATGCTGGGGCTGACGGTGGCGACGCTGGTGGGCGTGCCGATTGCCGCTACCGTCGGCACCTGGCTGGGCTGGCGCGCGGCGTTCCTGATCGTGGGATCCATCGGCGCGCTCACGGCCTGGCTGGTGTGGTGCTGGGTGCCGTTCTTCCCGGGCGATCGCCGCGCGAGCCCCCTGCGCGAGCTGACGGCGTTGCGGCGCAAGCAGGTATGGTTGACGCTCGGCATCGGCGCCATCGGCTTTGGCGGCATGTTCGCCGTATTCAGCTACATCAAGCCCACCATGCTCGAAGTGGCACAGTTGCCGGCAAGCGCCATCCCGGTGGTCCTGGCGCTGTTCGGCGTGGGCATGGTCGCCGGCAACCTGGCCGGGGCCTGGCTGGCGGACAAGGCCCTGACACCGACCATCGGCGGCGTGCTGGCGTGGTCCGCGCTGGTGCTGGGCGCGTTCACCGTGACGGCGCCGCATCCGTGGCTGGCCAGCGCCAATGTGCTGCTGATCGGTACTGTCGTGGCACTGGGGCCGGCGCTGCAGATCCGCCTGATGGACGTGGCAGGCGACGCCCAGACCCTGGCCGCCGCCCTCAATCACTCGGCGTTCAATCTGGCCAATGCGCTGGGCGCCTGGCTTGGCGGCGTGAGCATCGCTGCCGGGCTGGGCTGGACTTCTACCGGCTGGGTCGGCGCGCTGCTGGCGGTGGGCGGCCTGGCAGTGTTTGCCTGGTCGGCGCTGGCCATGCAGCGCGGCGGCGCGACCCTGCCGCAGGCTTCCTGA
- a CDS encoding APC family permease, producing the protein MDEPSKLNADSLGIVESVIMGIAGTAPAYSVEITTSTIIGTAGTLAPASILVCGLVMFGIAYAFINMNRALVSAGTSYSWVSMVFGRTLGFFAGWALLVLCCVFMVSAMIPAANATLLIFDRPKMNNVHYVTLIAAAWLTVVSAIVVKGIKLTSYVQVLMTVIEGVILLAIIVASFFMFPRAPQHPFSLEWFSPFAFSPKLFANGALVAIFFFYGWDVTMNLSEETRDANRIPGRAAFWSMVFLMAFFLVFIVITLIGLSDAEIQHYNTNIIFAIAEKLFGPAWGYVAIIAVLLSTVGTVETQILQFTRTLFAKSRDGALHPRFARLHPRWRTPYIAIFFIWITGLALLFMSSYLPTINVILRDSITAIGFQICFYLGLTGLACGWYYRKMLVRGPWLAVSHVIWPSASGIFLFFIALYSIPTFDWVTNVVGMGGIAIGAIPLLLNGKNIRTTPAA; encoded by the coding sequence ATGGACGAACCCTCCAAGCTCAATGCCGATTCGCTGGGCATCGTCGAGTCGGTGATCATGGGCATCGCCGGCACGGCGCCTGCCTACAGCGTCGAGATCACGACTTCGACGATCATCGGGACGGCCGGCACGCTTGCGCCGGCGAGCATCCTGGTGTGCGGTCTCGTCATGTTCGGCATTGCGTATGCATTCATCAACATGAACCGCGCCCTGGTGAGCGCCGGCACCTCCTACTCGTGGGTGAGCATGGTGTTCGGGCGCACGCTGGGCTTCTTTGCCGGCTGGGCGCTGCTGGTGCTGTGCTGCGTGTTCATGGTTTCCGCCATGATCCCGGCAGCCAACGCCACGCTGCTCATCTTCGACCGGCCAAAGATGAATAACGTGCACTACGTGACGCTGATCGCGGCCGCGTGGCTCACGGTGGTGAGCGCGATCGTGGTCAAGGGCATCAAGCTGACCAGCTACGTGCAAGTGCTGATGACGGTCATCGAAGGCGTCATCCTGCTCGCGATCATCGTCGCGAGCTTCTTCATGTTCCCGCGCGCGCCGCAACACCCGTTCTCGCTGGAGTGGTTCTCGCCCTTCGCATTCTCGCCAAAGCTGTTCGCCAACGGCGCCCTGGTGGCGATCTTCTTCTTCTATGGCTGGGACGTGACCATGAACCTGAGCGAAGAGACGCGGGACGCGAACCGCATCCCGGGCCGTGCCGCGTTCTGGTCAATGGTGTTCCTGATGGCGTTCTTCCTCGTCTTTATCGTCATCACGCTGATCGGCCTGTCGGATGCGGAGATCCAGCACTACAACACCAACATCATCTTCGCCATCGCGGAGAAGCTCTTCGGGCCCGCGTGGGGCTATGTCGCGATCATCGCGGTCTTGCTGAGCACGGTTGGCACGGTCGAGACGCAGATCCTGCAGTTCACGCGAACCCTCTTTGCCAAGAGCCGCGATGGCGCCCTCCATCCCCGCTTTGCGCGCCTGCATCCGCGCTGGCGCACGCCGTACATCGCGATCTTCTTCATCTGGATCACGGGACTCGCGCTGCTGTTCATGTCGTCCTATCTGCCGACGATCAACGTCATCCTGCGCGATTCGATCACCGCCATCGGCTTCCAGATCTGTTTCTATCTCGGGCTGACCGGACTCGCCTGTGGCTGGTACTACCGCAAGATGCTGGTGCGCGGACCGTGGCTTGCCGTGAGCCACGTCATCTGGCCATCGGCGAGCGGGATATTCCTGTTCTTCATCGCGCTCTACAGCATTCCGACCTTTGACTGGGTCACCAATGTGGTCGGCATGGGAGGCATTGCCATCGGGGCCATCCCGCTGCTGCTGAATGGCAAAAATATCCGGACGACGCCCGCGGCGTGA
- a CDS encoding BON domain-containing protein — MSNYYDDERERGRQWDDDDWQPESGRETWQSERMRRRMTPGQTSYGGPARQRGGEPEAYRRWSDERYGRQDTDDRYREYGAARRPDYPTRGRYGDRYGSSDQGSYETQASYRGGDRGDEGGRYGSDLRAGMNGGYGWERAREWRRDPQAWQRDDRYAEREWRRSTERARASDRGEGGRDTYFSDLRSDTRYWTDPDDERLEDRRYGRHYSREAAQRRGWEVDNGRDDNRDDDEHGTLYNLGRRIGEAVGDWFGTSERHERPTGPRGYQRTDERIRDHICERLSYARRLDVSDVSVDVKDGVVTLSGTVNSRSQKYYIEELVDDTYGVREVNNDIHVRRDAGSPSQPGSGEVTGSTWRA, encoded by the coding sequence ATGAGCAACTACTACGATGACGAGCGCGAACGCGGCAGGCAGTGGGACGATGACGACTGGCAACCCGAATCGGGACGCGAAACATGGCAATCCGAGCGCATGCGCCGGCGGATGACGCCGGGGCAGACCAGTTATGGCGGACCGGCGCGGCAGAGAGGCGGCGAGCCCGAGGCATACCGCAGGTGGTCCGACGAGCGCTATGGACGCCAGGATACCGACGACAGGTACCGCGAATATGGCGCGGCGCGTCGCCCGGACTACCCGACACGCGGGCGCTATGGCGACCGCTACGGCAGCAGCGACCAGGGAAGCTACGAGACCCAGGCGTCTTACCGCGGCGGCGATCGCGGGGACGAGGGCGGCCGCTATGGCAGCGACCTGCGTGCTGGCATGAACGGTGGCTACGGCTGGGAGCGCGCCAGGGAATGGCGGCGCGATCCGCAGGCCTGGCAGCGCGACGACAGATACGCCGAGCGTGAATGGCGCCGAAGCACGGAACGCGCGCGCGCATCGGACCGCGGCGAGGGCGGCCGGGACACCTACTTCAGCGACCTGCGCAGCGACACCCGCTACTGGACCGATCCGGACGACGAGCGGCTGGAAGACCGGCGCTACGGCCGGCACTATAGCCGTGAAGCGGCGCAGCGGCGCGGCTGGGAGGTCGACAACGGTCGCGACGACAATCGCGACGACGATGAACATGGCACGCTGTACAACCTTGGGCGCCGCATCGGCGAAGCCGTGGGCGACTGGTTCGGCACCTCCGAACGGCACGAGCGTCCCACTGGCCCGCGTGGCTACCAGCGCACCGACGAGCGCATCCGCGACCATATCTGCGAGCGCCTGAGCTACGCGCGGCGCCTCGACGTCAGCGATGTCAGTGTCGATGTCAAGGACGGCGTGGTGACGCTGTCCGGCACGGTGAACAGCCGCAGCCAGAAGTACTACATCGAAGAACTGGTGGATGACACCTATGGCGTCCGCGAAGTCAACAACGACATCCACGTGCGCCGCGATGCCGGCAGCCCGTCGCAACCGGGCAGCGGCGAGGTGACGGGCAGCACCTGGCGGGCCTGA
- a CDS encoding fumarylacetoacetate hydrolase family protein, translated as MNEIQIDAVAQTLIRARREQRCADAQAFATALATPEEAYAVQAAVAGSLGWHAAGPGYWKSGGPSRQARLTHAQLPADGVWSSPAMAGDRHFTWRGIEAEIALRLARPVSPEDAAALDGDSAATLVDAMAVSIEVVDSRWQQFTDAPALLKLADLQAHGALVLGEWRPYEARDWAAQRCHVRIGAQSFERKGTHALGDPAYGLGAWLRHATSHGQRVEAGTVVTTGTWVGILPAAAGDLVTAEFDGIGHASIQF; from the coding sequence ATGAACGAAATCCAGATTGATGCAGTCGCCCAGACCCTGATCCGCGCTCGCCGCGAACAACGCTGCGCCGATGCACAGGCTTTCGCCACCGCACTGGCCACACCGGAGGAGGCCTACGCCGTACAGGCGGCGGTCGCCGGCTCGCTGGGCTGGCACGCGGCCGGCCCCGGTTACTGGAAGTCGGGCGGACCGTCGCGGCAGGCCCGGCTGACGCACGCGCAGTTGCCCGCAGACGGCGTCTGGAGCAGCCCGGCCATGGCCGGGGACCGGCACTTCACCTGGCGCGGCATCGAGGCCGAGATCGCGCTGCGTCTCGCACGCCCGGTCAGCCCGGAAGACGCGGCGGCGCTCGATGGCGACAGCGCTGCCACGCTGGTGGATGCCATGGCCGTCTCGATCGAAGTGGTGGATTCGCGCTGGCAGCAGTTCACCGATGCGCCGGCGCTGCTGAAGCTTGCGGACTTGCAGGCACACGGCGCGCTCGTACTCGGCGAGTGGCGTCCTTACGAGGCGCGCGACTGGGCGGCGCAACGCTGCCATGTCCGGATTGGCGCGCAAAGCTTCGAGCGCAAGGGTACCCATGCCCTCGGCGATCCGGCGTACGGACTCGGGGCCTGGCTGCGCCACGCGACGAGCCATGGCCAGCGCGTGGAGGCAGGCACCGTCGTCACTACGGGAACCTGGGTGGGGATCCTGCCCGCTGCGGCGGGCGACCTGGTCACGGCGGAGTTCGACGGCATTGGCCACGCGTCGATCCAGTTCTGA
- a CDS encoding SgcJ/EcaC family oxidoreductase: MKLISIAVLASVLTGCAMNQASPGGAQGAPAASCKATSEQEIAALFDRWNQSLLTGDPRKVVANYADRSILLPTVSNKPRVTVAEREDYFQHFLEDRPSGKIDFRQIEIGCNSAVDAGLYTFTFARTGAVVKARYTYTYRWDGSRWLITSHHSSAMPEK, from the coding sequence ATGAAGCTGATTTCCATTGCAGTGCTGGCGTCCGTGCTGACGGGATGCGCCATGAACCAGGCATCGCCAGGCGGCGCGCAGGGGGCGCCCGCGGCAAGCTGCAAGGCGACTTCGGAGCAGGAGATCGCGGCGCTGTTCGACCGGTGGAACCAGTCGCTGCTGACGGGCGATCCGCGCAAGGTGGTGGCCAACTATGCCGACCGGTCGATTCTCCTGCCGACGGTTTCCAACAAGCCTCGCGTGACGGTCGCGGAGCGGGAAGACTATTTCCAGCACTTCCTGGAGGACCGGCCTTCGGGGAAGATCGATTTCCGCCAGATCGAGATCGGATGCAATTCCGCGGTGGATGCGGGGCTCTATACATTCACCTTCGCGCGCACGGGCGCGGTGGTGAAGGCCCGCTATACCTACACCTACCGCTGGGATGGATCGCGATGGCTGATCACGAGCCATCACTCGTCGGCGATGCCGGAAAAGTGA